A stretch of DNA from Pantanalinema sp.:
CCGATCCTGCTCGCCTTGATCGCGACCGTCTTCATGGGGGTGCGGCACGGTCGCGCCAAGCTCGCGGCCCTGGGGGTCTCGGGGGCGGGCCTGGTCATGCTCTTCCTCGCCTCGGCGGGTGACCGATCCGGCGCGTCGCGCCTCGTCGGCGACGGGATGATCCTGCTGGCCGCCGCCTTCTGGAGTTGCTACTTGCTCTTCTCCGCCCGCTTCGCGGGCCGCTACTCGCCGCGCATGCTCACCGCGGTGACGGCGCTGGCCGGTGCGGTCTCGAGCCTACCGTTCGCTGCGTGGGAGGGGGGCTTCACGAAGTTCGCCACCCTGCCGCCCGTGGGCTGGGGGGTCGTGGGCTACCTGTCCCTGCTGGGGACGGTGGTGGCCTTCCTGCTGTGGAGCGAGGGTCTCCAGCGGGTGGGAGCGGCGAAGGCCGCCCACTTCATGAACCTGGTCCCGGTCTGGATCCTGCTCGGGGCCGTGGGCCTGTTGCACGAGCGCCTCGGGCCGTTGCAGTGGGCCGGCATGGCGGCGCTGCTCGCGGGCCTGTGGGGAGCGAGCCTGGCCGAGGGCAAGGCCAAGCCAGCCCGCCGCGAGGAGCCGGCCCCCGAGCCCTTCGCCGCCGAGCCGCCGCGCGCCGAGCTGAGCGGCAGCGCCCGCTGAAAAAGCCCCCGGATCGCGCGCGATCCGGGGGCTTTTTCCTGGGGGAGAGGCTTACTTGCCGCCTTCCTTGAGGATCCAGTCGACCATGGCGTTGAGGTCGCCGGCCGAGAGCGCGGGGTGGGGGGTCATGGCCATGGTGCCCCAGTTGCCCGATCCGCCCTTCTTGATCTTGTCGGCGAGCATGGCGGGGGCCTTCTTGTTGCCCTTGTACTTCTTGGCGACCGCCTCGTAGCTGGGGCCGAGCTTCTTGGGCTCAGAGTTCTTGAAGGTGTGGCAGGCGATGCAGTCGCCCTTCTTGATCAGGTCGAGGCCCTTGCCGGCGGCGTGGGCGCTGGGGGCGACGGTCGCCGTCAGGGCGATCGCCGCGGCGATGATGGCGATGGTACGTGCCAAGGGTGAATCTCCTTGTTGAGAAGAATGGGGGGCAAGGGAGCTTCAAGACGACAGCTTCCCTGCTCCATTATAAGCCAGCGGGCTGCGGAAGTGGCGCCTTATCGAAGGGTGACGTCGCCGCTGATGGTCGAGCAGGTGAGCGCGGCGGTGCCGCTGTGGAGCTTGCCCTTGATGTGGCGCTTGGCGAAGATGGTCTCGCTCAGGTCCAGCTTCATCTCCAGGTCGCCCGAGCGGGTCGAGGCGTCCACGTAGCCCATCGAGCCGGGCAAGAGGCGCACGTCGATGTCGCCCGAGGTGGTGCTCGCGCTCATGGCGAAGGCGGCCTCGAGCTCGGCCTCGATGTCGCCGCTGATGCTCTTGAGCTTGATGTCGCCCGACAGCTTGCCGTCCAGGTCGATGTCGCCGCTGACGGTGCTCGCGCTGCCCGAGAGCCAGGCCTTGCGCAGGACGATGTCGCCGCTGATGGCCCGGGCGTCCATGTGGCCGGCGCAGTCGGTGGCGGTAAGCTCGCCGCTGACGGTGTTGAGCGAGAGGTTGCCCTCGATCCCCTGGGTCTGGATGTCCCCCGAGACGGTCTTGAGGTTGCCGTGGCCCGAGAAGCGCAGGCCGTCGGCGTACAGGTCGCCGCTGATGCTCGCGGCCTGGGGGACCAGGTGGCGGGGCAGGCGGCATTCGAAGTCGTAGCGGTGGCGCATCATCAGGGCGCCGATGGGGTGGCTCTGAGAGAGCGAGGCCGGGGGCGTGAGCTTCAGCTGGGCGCCCTCGCGCCGCAGCGAGACGGGGTGCTCGGCGAAGAAGGCCTGGGCGGCCTCGACGGTGGCACCCGGGATGTGCGCCACCACCTTGACGGCCACGTCCTCGCGGTCCTCGCCGATCAGCCGGATGGTGCCGTGGGTGTTCTGCACGTCGAAGCCCGCAAGGTCCGCCGTCTCGTTGAATTCGAGGGTCTCTTCGAAGGTGTGGGTGGGCTGCAGGTG
This window harbors:
- a CDS encoding EamA family transporter, coding for MSQALRRAVPLAQLILATLCWGGVFSTGKLLAPHLPPFTVTFARYGGAALLLLPLAAGEFRTLRRQDLPMLILVGLFSSTLFNACLFAGLRFAPAGDAVLAPAATPILLALIATVFMGVRHGRAKLAALGVSGAGLVMLFLASAGDRSGASRLVGDGMILLAAAFWSCYLLFSARFAGRYSPRMLTAVTALAGAVSSLPFAAWEGGFTKFATLPPVGWGVVGYLSLLGTVVAFLLWSEGLQRVGAAKAAHFMNLVPVWILLGAVGLLHERLGPLQWAGMAALLAGLWGASLAEGKAKPARREEPAPEPFAAEPPRAELSGSAR
- a CDS encoding c-type cytochrome, with the translated sequence MARTIAIIAAAIALTATVAPSAHAAGKGLDLIKKGDCIACHTFKNSEPKKLGPSYEAVAKKYKGNKKAPAMLADKIKKGGSGNWGTMAMTPHPALSAGDLNAMVDWILKEGGK
- a CDS encoding DUF4097 family beta strand repeat-containing protein codes for the protein MNDERMKVLTMLEEGKINATEAATLLAALGQSAPAAQPASTSSAAPEAPMSIAHQLAPAFEQVNKVLDRLPEQIATEHLPKVGKGVSRVVDVLSGLLNQGLGMIESHLQPTHTFEETLEFNETADLAGFDVQNTHGTIRLIGEDREDVAVKVVAHIPGATVEAAQAFFAEHPVSLRREGAQLKLTPPASLSQSHPIGALMMRHRYDFECRLPRHLVPQAASISGDLYADGLRFSGHGNLKTVSGDIQTQGIEGNLSLNTVSGELTATDCAGHMDARAISGDIVLRKAWLSGSASTVSGDIDLDGKLSGDIKLKSISGDIEAELEAAFAMSASTTSGDIDVRLLPGSMGYVDASTRSGDLEMKLDLSETIFAKRHIKGKLHSGTAALTCSTISGDVTLR